The Terriglobales bacterium genome contains the following window.
GGATGCGCGCGAGCAGTTGGCGAGGGGGCAGCGGTTTACCGCGGAGTCCTTAAATAAAAGCCGCATTCAAGAATGCGGGGGCTTTCGAGTCTGCGTGGGAACTCAATTTTGTGGGTACCTGAAGGACGAACAACCCCGAAGGGGTGGCGTATTATAGCCCAGCGCTTCCAGCGCTGGGTATCGTAGGAAACGATTAGTAGTCCCGTTAGGGACGACGCTATACCTTCGTGTTCTCACACAGACTCTTTTGCCCTATCCGGTCTTTGAAAATTCATTTGCCTGTAGATCGAAGCCACAGCGGAATGCTGCTTTTTCCTGAGTACTGCCACTTGCTCAGCAAGTACCCGCCCCGGCATCAACTTTAGCCGCTAGATATGCGGTGATCAGCGCTGTTTTTAGGGCTCCAACCACTAGCTGCAAGTACCCCCTCCCCACTTCCTGGCCGGGCCCAGCGGTGTAAAATGATCGGCATTTCTCAGAGCAGCTTTGCTTCCTTTCGCTTACCTGAGACGTAATCGAAGCGAGAAACACTCTCGAAGCTAGAAGCACTATCAAAGCAAGAAACACTCAGGAGCCGGTTATGAAACGCTGTGCACTGTTGGTTTGCCTGCTTGCGCTGTCCGCACTCGTTGTGGGCCAGGATTCCACGCCCGATACCCAGATGGGTAACTACCTTTTTCACATGCCGAACGGCTGGAAGCCCGTGGAGAAAGGGGAGGCTACCTACATCATGTCCCCTTCGCAGCGTCCGGGTACCGCTACGTTCATCTTGCTGCAAGCGGGTGATCTCGATTCCGATCTCCAGAAGTCGTTTAATGAGTTCTGGACGGGGTTTCACAGCGTCTATCGAATCATGCAGGGCGGCCAGATTGCCTCGATGCACGCCAAGAACGGTTATGACGCCTTGTCCACAACCGCAGTCATGTCCGATCAAAGCGGAATCCGTTGGAATGTATTTGCCATGGGCGCCCAGTACGGGAAACGGATGCAGATCGTGATGTTTGTGAGTAACGAACAGGGGGCGAACTACGACGCCAACTACAAAGTCTTTCAGAGCTTTCTTGCCAGCTTAAGTTTTGGCGATGCCCTGCCGGGCCAGAAGCTCCCGCCCGCGACCGGCGATGCAGGCTCTACCGATTCGGCCGCCAAGCGGGACGAACCCCAAAACTTGCCTCCGGGAATGCTGGCCGGAATATATGTCTGTACGGCAGGCGGTGACGGCCAACCCAGCAACAAGCAGTTTCTTTTCTATCCCGATGGCTTGATGGTCTACGGCGTTCCCCAGGAAGGCATGATCGGCTTTGACTTTAATCACTATCGCAGCGAGAGCAATCCCGATAAGAACTGGGTGGGACGCTACAAGGTGAAGGGCGAGAAAATCGAAATCGTCTGGCAGAATGAGTTTGGCGATCCCGCAAAGCCCGCAATCGTCAAGCGCAATGAAACCTCTGCGCACCCCGCCTGGGAAGTCGGCTGGGACACTTTCATTCCCATGTGCCGTTGCACGGGAAAGAAGTTTTCCGGAAAATACATCTGGGGCCGGCCCGTCGCCGACCAGTATCTGCAGTTCTTTCCTGATGGCACCTTCATTGACCACCGCGTCACCGACCAGTTGATCGTGCCCAGTGCTTTTTATGAACATCCGCGGATACAGCGAGGCACCTATTCCATCCAGAGCCAGACGTTGATTTTTACCTTTACCGATGGCCGGCGCGGTACGCGCACCTTTGTTGCCCCAAAAGTGCAGGAGAAAGATCAGATGTTTGACTGGATCGGCCTGGGCTGGCAACAGCTCTTCGAAGAGAACTATTTGGCCAAGATAAGCCGCTGAAAATTCCGCAAATAGGAAGAACTCTCTCTCAGTGAGCCAATGGTGGCCGCGGCCGGATACCAATAACATTTGGGACCGGCCATGGGGTTGAGTTGCCATCATCCTCTCGGAAAGAAGTTTCATAGCTTCCGAACATCTCAAATTCAACTTTGCCTAAATGCAAATAAAGTTGGGCTTCCGGCCCGCCTTCCAGGTGCTGGGCGGCGACGAGCCCAATGCCCGCCGACAACAGCTCCTGGTTCAGATCATGCATTGAGAATGGAGAGCGAGAAAAGATAAACAGAATTCTGCCTGCGTCATCTTCTCCCAAAGCGGCCTCGCTCCACTTCTTGTTCTGCTCGCTCCATTGGTTCGAGTTGGGCCGTTTAATCAACCTCAAGTTTTGTACGGCCGAGGCATAGTCCTTGAGGATGGCAGGCAAAGTGGTTCCCGGAGCATCCAGATCAAAGATGCGGAAAGGTGCAGGGTTCTTGGGATCTCGCGGATCAAAAGCCGCAACCGATTGATAATCGTTCACTCGACTGTTGTTGACCTGTTCCTGGAAGCGGGCGTATCCGGTGTGGGTTTTGCCGTCGCGATCGAACATCCCGGCATTAATCGCAGCCACTAGGTTGTACTTCTCACACCACTCGCGAGCGGTGCGCCCTGCCGGCTCGCCACTTTGGCTGACGCCAATAAGTTCCAGATCCCAGAGGGCAGGATCTATCCGCAGCACAGCTATTCGTGAGTCCCCAATCGGGCTTGGCTTGCCCGCCTTCAGTAATCCGAACTCGACTCCTGGAGCCAGTTGTTGCCACTTTGGATTGGCATCAGCCTTCGATCTGTGGCCAGCCTCAGCAAAGCCGGACAACAGCACGAGTAAAGCTACGGAGACGAGTGCGCGACGCATCTTTGTCCGCCTACTTTGTCAAAGAGATCGTCTCCTGTCAATAATCCGAAAAGCTCAGCTTCGCGTCTGAGTGACGGCACACT
Protein-coding sequences here:
- a CDS encoding phosphodiester glycosidase family protein, whose product is MRRALVSVALLVLLSGFAEAGHRSKADANPKWQQLAPGVEFGLLKAGKPSPIGDSRIAVLRIDPALWDLELIGVSQSGEPAGRTAREWCEKYNLVAAINAGMFDRDGKTHTGYARFQEQVNNSRVNDYQSVAAFDPRDPKNPAPFRIFDLDAPGTTLPAILKDYASAVQNLRLIKRPNSNQWSEQNKKWSEAALGEDDAGRILFIFSRSPFSMHDLNQELLSAGIGLVAAQHLEGGPEAQLYLHLGKVEFEMFGSYETSFREDDGNSTPWPVPNVIGIRPRPPLAH